A single genomic interval of Coregonus clupeaformis isolate EN_2021a chromosome 36, ASM2061545v1, whole genome shotgun sequence harbors:
- the tmem251 gene encoding transmembrane protein 251, whose product MMNFRQRMGWIGVGLYLLASVAVVYYVFEIDQTYNRLTLEHVERVAQEQQPLAGDNAPTAASSGPPSSSASLPTWTQSLKTHLLLLPFWVWVTIFLVPYLQVFLFLYSCTRADPKTVGYCILPICLAVLCNRHQTFAKASNQISRLQLIDT is encoded by the coding sequence ATGATGAACTTTCGTCAGCGGATGGGATGGATCGGCGTGGGGCTGTACCTTCTGGCTAGCGTGGCCGTCGTCTACTATGTCTTTGAGATCGACCAGACATACAACCGTCTCACCCTGGAGCACGTGGAGCGGGTGGCTCAGGAGCAGCAACCTCTGGCAGGGGACAACGCGCCTACCGCCGCATCCTCTGGGCCCCCCTCCTCCTCAGCCTCGCTGCCCACCTGGACCCAGAGTCTCAAGACTCACCTGCTCCTCTTGCCCTTCTGGGTGTGGGTCACCATCTTCCTTGTGCCCTACCTTCAGGTGTTCCTCTTCCTCTACTCGTGCACGCGAGCCGACCCCAAGACGGTTGGCTACTGCATCCTGCCTATATGCCTGGCGGTGCTCTGCAACCGCCACCAGACCTTTGCCAAGGCGTCCAATCAGATCAGCCGGCTGCAGCTGATTGACACCTAA